The proteins below come from a single Streptomyces sp. SCSIO 75703 genomic window:
- a CDS encoding glycosyltransferase family 39 protein, with translation MESAADDTVTGAPGGAHDEDTGAHAGPATNRRTPWPARLTARLRQLPLPPAARPLLAPLALYGVLKLTGLAVFAALLEYAGDYHGKNPRFGGGAHWWDVLATWDGWWYLQVAEHGYQPALVRLETEGLFTVRQNSVAFFPLYPSLIRTVSEATGLGLYGSGILVSVLCSFVAAAGIYSVVRLVAGVRAGTLAAGLWAVAPGAGVEWAVYSESLFVAIAAWACYAVMTRRWVTAGLLAFLAGLNRPTSAVLIGAVGLAALVTLARPASRREHGVRGPVYAMLVAPLGLLSYVAWVGWSTGEATAYFTLQREGWAHFFDYGAYTLDVLRNLAVGRHDYVFAFSVPDLLSLQLVLALPFLVALMLRKRPPLVLVAYTLATLVTVLGTQQMFGNTMRYLLPAFPLLIAPAAALARLRPLVLTVFFTTAALASGWYAHYVLFELGVP, from the coding sequence ATGGAATCGGCTGCCGACGACACGGTGACCGGCGCGCCGGGAGGCGCGCACGACGAGGACACCGGCGCGCACGCCGGACCCGCCACGAACCGGCGCACGCCGTGGCCCGCGCGGCTCACCGCCCGGCTCCGGCAGCTCCCCCTGCCGCCGGCCGCCCGCCCCCTCCTCGCGCCGCTCGCCCTCTACGGCGTCCTCAAACTGACCGGCCTCGCGGTCTTCGCCGCCCTGCTGGAGTACGCCGGGGACTACCACGGCAAGAACCCGCGCTTCGGCGGCGGCGCCCACTGGTGGGACGTCCTGGCCACCTGGGACGGCTGGTGGTACCTCCAGGTCGCCGAGCACGGCTACCAGCCCGCGCTGGTACGGCTGGAGACGGAGGGCCTGTTCACCGTCCGGCAGAACTCGGTCGCCTTCTTCCCGCTCTACCCGTCGCTGATCCGCACGGTCTCCGAGGCGACCGGCCTGGGCCTCTACGGCTCCGGCATCCTCGTCTCCGTCCTGTGCTCCTTCGTCGCCGCCGCCGGCATCTACAGCGTGGTCAGGCTGGTCGCCGGCGTCCGCGCGGGCACCCTCGCCGCGGGGCTGTGGGCGGTGGCGCCCGGCGCCGGCGTCGAGTGGGCCGTCTACTCCGAGTCCCTCTTCGTCGCCATCGCGGCCTGGGCCTGCTACGCCGTGATGACCCGCCGCTGGGTGACGGCCGGGCTGCTCGCCTTCCTCGCCGGGCTCAACCGGCCCACCTCCGCCGTCCTCATCGGCGCCGTGGGCCTGGCCGCCCTGGTCACCCTCGCCCGCCCGGCGAGCAGACGCGAACACGGGGTGCGCGGGCCGGTCTACGCCATGCTCGTCGCCCCCCTGGGGCTCCTCTCCTACGTCGCCTGGGTCGGCTGGTCCACCGGTGAGGCGACGGCGTACTTCACGCTCCAGCGCGAGGGCTGGGCCCACTTCTTCGACTACGGCGCCTACACCCTGGACGTCCTGCGGAACCTGGCCGTCGGCCGGCACGACTACGTCTTCGCCTTCTCCGTACCCGACCTGCTCTCCCTGCAACTGGTGCTGGCGCTGCCCTTCCTCGTCGCCCTGATGCTGCGCAAGCGGCCCCCGCTGGTGCTGGTCGCCTACACCCTGGCCACCCTCGTCACCGTGCTCGGCACCCAGCAGATGTTCGGCAACACCATGCGCTACCTGCTGCCGGCCTTCCCCCTGCTCATCGCCCCCGCCGCGGCCCTCGCCCGGCTCCGGCCGCTCGTCCTCACGGTCTTCTTCACCACCGCGGCCCTCGCCTCCGGCTGGTACGCCCACTACGTCCTCTTCGAACTGGGCGTGCCCTGA
- a CDS encoding DNA-directed RNA polymerase subunit beta', translating into MLDVNFFDELRIGLATADDIRQWSHGEVKKPETINYRTLKPEKDGLFCEKIFGPTRDWECYCGKYKRVRFKGIICERCGVEVTRAKVRRERMGHIELAAPVTHIWYFKGVPSRLGYLLDLAPKDLEKVIYFAAYMITYVDEERRTRDLPSLEAHVSVERQQIEQRRDADLEARAKKLETDLAELEAEGAKADVRRKVREGAEREMKQLRDRAQREIDRLDEVWNRFKNLKVQDLEGDELLYRELRDRFGTYFDGSMGAAALQKRLESFDLDEEAERLREIIRTGKGQKKTRALKRLKVVSAFLQTSNSPKGMVLDCVPVIPPDLRPMVQLDGGRFATSDLNDLYRRVINRNNRLKRLLDLGAPEIIVNNEKRMLQEAVDALFDNGRRGRPVTGPGNRPLKSLSDMLKGKQGRFRQNLLGKRVDYSARSVIVVGPQLKLHQCGLPKAMALELFKPFVMKRLVDLNHAQNIKSAKRMVERGRTVVYDVLEEVIAEHPVLLNRAPTLHRLGIQAFEPQLVEGKAIQIHPLVCTAFNADFDGDQMAVHLPLSAEAQAEARILMLSSNNILKPADGRPVTMPTQDMVLGLFFLTTDGEGRDVKGEGRSFASVAEAIMAFDAGELSLQSKIVVRFPVGTIPPRGWEPPAREEGEPEWQQGDTFTLETTLGRALFNELLPEDYPFVDYEVGKRQLSEIVNDLAERYPKVIVAATLDNLKAAGFYWATRSGVTVAISDVIVPEAKRSIVQSYEAQDEKVQKQYERGLITKDERTQELIAIWTKATNEVAEAMNDNFPKTNPIFMMVNSGARGNMMQMRQIAGMRGLVSNAKNETIPRPIKASFREGLSVLEYFIATHGARKGLADTALRTADSGYLTRRLVDVSQDVIIREEDCGTERGLKLRIAERDADGTLRKAEDVETSVYARMLAEDVVIDGKVIAPANVDLGDVLIDQLVHHGVQEVKTRSILTCESAVGTCAMCYGRSLATGKLVDIGEAVGIIAAQSIGEPGTQLTMRTFHTGGVAGDDITQGLPRVVELFEARTPKGVAPISEAAGRVRIEETEKTKKIVVTPDDGSDETAFPISKRARLLVGEGDHVEVGQKLTVGATNPHDVLRILGQRAVQVHLVGEVQKVYNSQGVSIHDKHIEIIIRQMLRRVTIIESGDAELLPGELVERSKFETENRRVVQEGGHPASGRPQLMGITKASLATESWLSAASFQETTRVLTDAAINAKSDSLIGLKENVIIGKLIPAGTGLSRYRNIRVEPTEEAKAAMYSAVGYDDIDYSPFGTGSGQAVPLEDYDYGPYNQ; encoded by the coding sequence GTGCTCGACGTCAACTTCTTCGACGAGCTCCGGATCGGTCTGGCCACCGCTGACGACATCCGTCAGTGGAGCCACGGCGAGGTCAAGAAGCCCGAGACCATCAACTACCGCACCCTCAAGCCGGAGAAGGACGGACTCTTCTGCGAGAAGATCTTCGGTCCGACCCGCGACTGGGAGTGCTACTGCGGCAAGTACAAGCGCGTCCGCTTCAAGGGCATCATCTGCGAGCGCTGTGGCGTCGAGGTCACGCGCGCCAAGGTGCGCCGTGAGCGGATGGGCCACATCGAGCTGGCCGCCCCCGTCACCCACATCTGGTACTTCAAGGGCGTCCCGTCGCGCCTCGGCTACCTGCTCGACCTCGCCCCGAAGGACCTGGAGAAGGTCATCTACTTCGCGGCGTACATGATCACGTACGTCGACGAGGAGCGCCGCACCCGCGACCTGCCCTCGCTGGAGGCCCACGTCTCCGTCGAGCGCCAGCAGATCGAGCAGCGCCGCGACGCCGACCTGGAGGCCCGCGCCAAGAAGCTCGAGACCGACCTGGCCGAGCTGGAGGCCGAGGGCGCCAAGGCGGACGTGCGCCGCAAGGTGCGCGAGGGCGCCGAGCGCGAGATGAAGCAGCTCCGCGACCGCGCCCAGCGCGAGATCGACCGCCTCGACGAGGTGTGGAACCGGTTCAAGAACCTCAAGGTCCAGGACCTGGAGGGCGACGAGCTGCTCTACCGCGAGCTGCGCGACCGCTTCGGCACCTACTTCGACGGCTCGATGGGCGCCGCCGCGCTGCAGAAGCGCCTGGAGTCCTTCGACCTGGACGAGGAGGCCGAGCGCCTCCGCGAGATCATCCGCACCGGCAAGGGCCAGAAGAAGACCCGTGCCCTGAAGCGGCTCAAGGTGGTCTCGGCGTTCCTGCAGACCTCCAACAGCCCCAAGGGCATGGTCCTGGACTGCGTCCCGGTCATCCCGCCGGACCTGCGTCCGATGGTGCAGCTCGACGGTGGCCGCTTCGCGACCTCCGACCTGAACGACCTGTACCGCCGTGTCATCAACCGCAACAACCGCCTGAAGCGGCTTCTCGACCTCGGTGCCCCCGAGATCATCGTGAACAACGAGAAGCGCATGCTCCAGGAGGCCGTCGACGCGCTCTTCGACAACGGCCGCCGCGGTCGCCCGGTCACGGGCCCCGGCAACCGTCCGCTGAAGTCGCTGTCCGACATGCTCAAGGGCAAGCAGGGCCGCTTCCGCCAGAACCTGCTCGGCAAGCGCGTGGACTACTCCGCGCGTTCCGTGATCGTCGTCGGTCCGCAGCTCAAGCTGCACCAGTGCGGTCTGCCCAAGGCGATGGCGCTGGAGCTCTTCAAGCCGTTCGTGATGAAGCGCCTGGTCGACCTGAACCACGCGCAGAACATCAAGAGCGCCAAGCGCATGGTCGAGCGCGGCCGCACGGTCGTGTACGACGTGCTGGAAGAGGTCATCGCGGAGCACCCGGTCCTGCTGAACCGGGCGCCCACCCTGCACCGCCTCGGCATCCAGGCCTTCGAGCCGCAGCTCGTCGAGGGCAAGGCCATCCAGATCCACCCGCTCGTCTGCACCGCGTTCAACGCGGACTTCGACGGCGACCAGATGGCCGTGCACCTGCCGCTGTCCGCGGAGGCGCAGGCCGAGGCCCGCATCCTGATGCTGTCCTCGAACAACATCCTCAAGCCGGCCGACGGCCGTCCGGTGACGATGCCGACCCAGGACATGGTGCTGGGCCTGTTCTTCCTCACCACCGACGGCGAGGGCCGCGACGTCAAGGGCGAGGGCCGGTCCTTCGCCTCCGTCGCCGAGGCGATCATGGCCTTCGACGCGGGCGAGCTGTCGCTCCAGTCGAAGATCGTGGTCCGCTTCCCGGTGGGCACCATCCCGCCGCGCGGCTGGGAGCCCCCGGCCCGCGAGGAGGGCGAGCCCGAGTGGCAGCAGGGTGACACCTTCACCCTGGAGACCACGCTGGGCCGCGCGCTCTTCAACGAGCTGCTTCCCGAGGACTACCCGTTCGTCGACTACGAGGTCGGCAAGCGCCAGCTCTCGGAGATCGTCAACGACCTCGCCGAGCGCTACCCCAAGGTCATCGTGGCGGCGACGCTCGACAACCTGAAGGCGGCCGGCTTCTACTGGGCCACCCGTTCCGGCGTGACCGTCGCCATCTCGGACGTCATCGTCCCGGAGGCCAAGCGGTCGATCGTCCAGAGCTACGAGGCCCAGGACGAGAAGGTCCAGAAGCAGTACGAGCGCGGTCTGATCACCAAGGACGAGCGCACGCAGGAGCTCATCGCGATCTGGACCAAGGCGACCAACGAGGTCGCCGAGGCGATGAACGACAACTTCCCGAAGACCAACCCGATCTTCATGATGGTGAACTCGGGTGCGCGCGGCAACATGATGCAGATGCGTCAGATCGCCGGTATGCGTGGTCTGGTGTCGAACGCGAAGAACGAGACGATCCCGCGGCCGATCAAGGCGTCCTTCCGCGAGGGCCTGTCCGTGCTGGAGTACTTCATCGCCACGCACGGCGCCCGCAAGGGTCTGGCGGACACCGCGCTGCGGACCGCCGACTCGGGTTACCTCACCCGTCGTCTGGTCGACGTCTCCCAGGACGTCATCATCCGCGAGGAGGACTGCGGCACCGAGCGCGGTCTGAAGCTGCGGATCGCCGAGCGGGACGCGGACGGCACGCTGCGCAAGGCCGAGGACGTCGAGACCAGCGTCTACGCCCGGATGCTCGCCGAGGACGTCGTCATCGACGGCAAGGTGATCGCGCCGGCCAACGTCGACCTGGGTGACGTGCTCATCGACCAGCTCGTGCACCACGGTGTCCAGGAGGTCAAGACCCGCTCGATCCTGACCTGCGAGTCCGCCGTCGGCACCTGCGCCATGTGCTACGGCCGTTCGCTGGCCACGGGCAAGCTGGTCGACATCGGTGAGGCGGTCGGCATCATCGCCGCCCAGTCCATCGGTGAGCCCGGTACCCAGCTCACGATGCGTACCTTCCACACCGGTGGTGTGGCCGGTGACGACATCACCCAGGGTCTGCCCCGTGTCGTCGAGCTCTTCGAGGCCCGTACCCCGAAGGGTGTCGCCCCGATCTCCGAGGCCGCCGGCCGCGTGCGGATCGAGGAGACCGAGAAGACCAAGAAGATCGTCGTCACCCCGGACGACGGCAGCGACGAGACGGCGTTCCCGATCTCGAAGCGCGCCCGTCTGCTGGTCGGCGAGGGCGATCACGTCGAGGTGGGCCAGAAGCTCACCGTGGGTGCCACCAACCCGCACGACGTGCTGCGCATCCTGGGTCAGCGTGCCGTCCAGGTCCACCTGGTCGGCGAGGTCCAGAAGGTCTACAACTCGCAGGGCGTGTCGATCCACGACAAGCACATCGAGATCATCATCCGGCAGATGCTGCGCCGGGTGACGATCATCGAGTCGGGCGACGCCGAGCTGCTGCCCGGCGAGCTGGTCGAGCGGTCGAAGTTCGAGACCGAGAACCGGCGCGTGGTCCAGGAGGGCGGTCACCCGGCCTCCGGCCGTCCGCAGCTCATGGGTATCACCAAGGCGTCGCTGGCCACCGAGTCGTGGCTGTCGGCGGCCTCCTTCCAGGAGACGACCAGGGTCCTGACGGACGCGGCGATCAACGCCAAGTCCGACTCCCTGATCGGCCTCAAGGAGAACGTCATCATCGGTAAGCTCATCCCGGCCGGTACGGGCCTGTCCCGCTACCGCAACATCCGGGTCGAGCCGACCGAGGAGGCCAAGGCCGCGATGTACTCGGCCGTCGGCTACGACGACATCGACTACTCGCCGTTCGGCACCGGTTCCGGCCAGGCCGTCCCGCTGGAGGACTACGACTACGGTCCGTACAACCAGTAA